A part of Cupriavidus sp. D39 genomic DNA contains:
- a CDS encoding amidohydrolase family protein produces MIPALAQHKVFAKEEVHSMSTTSNYLPVRAEWLASNTEAALEPDMPIIDAHHHFYERPGWIYMLDQYLEDARSGHNVIASVYMQALTRYRMDGPEFMRPIGEIDYVTTVTASLQKAKPKVASGMVGYVDLRRGAEVREVLEAELKAGDGRFRGVRHLVTWDADTTLANPLTAAPRGLLLDRSYREGVAQLAPLGLSYDAWLFFPQLPELLDLAKAFPNTPIIINHCGGVLRIASYQDRRKEVFETWSRSMRELSQLPNIYVKVGGLGMRINGFDFEKEARPPSSVELAETWKPWMESCIEMFGADRCMFESNFPVDKGSYPYSNGWNAFKRLTANASPTERETLFRGTVNKVYRLGL; encoded by the coding sequence ATGAGTACAACCAGCAACTATCTTCCGGTTCGGGCGGAATGGCTTGCCTCCAACACCGAGGCGGCACTCGAGCCCGACATGCCTATCATCGACGCGCATCACCATTTCTACGAGCGACCCGGCTGGATATACATGCTGGACCAATACCTCGAAGACGCCCGGTCGGGACATAACGTCATTGCATCGGTGTATATGCAGGCGCTCACACGGTACCGTATGGATGGTCCTGAATTCATGCGTCCGATAGGCGAAATCGACTACGTGACGACCGTTACCGCATCACTGCAGAAGGCCAAACCGAAGGTGGCGAGTGGTATGGTCGGATACGTAGATCTTCGTCGAGGGGCCGAGGTGCGGGAAGTCCTCGAAGCTGAGCTCAAAGCTGGAGACGGACGCTTTCGTGGCGTGCGGCACCTGGTGACTTGGGATGCCGATACGACGCTGGCGAATCCACTGACTGCGGCTCCTCGCGGGCTGCTACTCGACCGGAGCTATCGGGAGGGAGTGGCTCAATTGGCGCCGCTAGGCCTGTCCTACGATGCGTGGCTGTTCTTCCCGCAACTGCCGGAGCTTCTCGATCTGGCAAAAGCATTCCCCAACACGCCGATCATCATCAATCACTGCGGCGGGGTGCTGCGTATTGCTTCCTATCAAGATCGTCGAAAGGAAGTCTTCGAAACTTGGTCTCGCTCGATGCGCGAGCTATCGCAACTGCCTAATATCTACGTCAAAGTCGGCGGACTAGGCATGCGCATCAATGGCTTTGACTTTGAAAAGGAAGCTCGACCGCCGTCGTCGGTCGAACTCGCCGAAACGTGGAAGCCGTGGATGGAATCGTGCATTGAAATGTTCGGTGCAGATCGCTGCATGTTCGAAAGCAACTTCCCTGTGGACAAAGGCTCCTACCCGTATAGCAACGGCTGGAATGCCTTCAAGCGTTTGACAGCTAACGCAAGTCCGACTGAACGAGAGACCCTCTTTCGAGGCACAGTGAACAAGGTGTACCGCTTGGGGCTGTGA